CTGTATGAGAACAAGGTTGTTTTGAAAGAGATTGAGAAAGTGTTTTTTGATCTTTGGTTATTGGCTTGTAAGGCTAATGATCTGACTACACAAGAGCAGTATGGTGCGAAGTTTGAAGACGGTAAAAAAGCGGACGGTTATGTAAGTAAATGGGGTCTGGAAGAAGAGGTTACCAAAAGTCATTCTAAGAAGGGTCGTAATGGAGGTTTAACACCGTTTGATTTTTTGCGAATGTATGTAGAGATTGAAGATGAAAAATATTTGAGACTTTTTGAAGAGTATGCACATGCAACCAAATCAAAGAGGCAACTTACCTGGAGCAAAGGATTGAAAGATCGGTTCTTGATTGAGGAAAAATCAGATGAAGATTTAGCGCAGGAGAAGACAGAACAAGCAGATTTGCTAGGCGAGATTGATTATGATACTTGGAAATGGATTCTAAGGCTGGAGAAGAGGGGGGAATTCTTACGGATGGTCGAGCAAAATGGTTTTGAGTCAGCATATGAAATTTTCTACGAAGATTACTTAGATGGTTACGATCTGGAAAATAAAAAGTCCCCTGACCGCGCTCACGGATCAAAGGGACACACAAAATAACATCTGTCGCTTAGATTAAACGACGATGGGTATGCGC
The sequence above is a segment of the Brevibacillus sp. DP1.3A genome. Coding sequences within it:
- a CDS encoding protein rep; amino-acid sequence: MDGKEDKRIERYLLQSVARKAIPKERVAKCFRRRLPSQNAHVWKHLKTEKCFYGGLTVCGSLWTCPVCAAKISERRRTELKQALGYFKQEGGRVAMLTLTFSHKFDDKLSDTIVRFQKAIERLRSGKRYKLLMDKLGLIGTIRSMEITYGINGFHPHVHILYLYENKVVLKEIEKVFFDLWLLACKANDLTTQEQYGAKFEDGKKADGYVSKWGLEEEVTKSHSKKGRNGGLTPFDFLRMYVEIEDEKYLRLFEEYAHATKSKRQLTWSKGLKDRFLIEEKSDEDLAQEKTEQADLLGEIDYDTWKWILRLEKRGEFLRMVEQNGFESAYEIFYEDYLDGYDLENKKSPDRAHGSKGHTK